CCAGCCAGCCGTCCACCCCAAGCCATCTCCATCTCCCCGGTCCCCCAGCGCCCCCGTCCCCAGGCTTGCCACCCCTCCCTTCACTCCCTCCGCCTCGCCTCCTcatccccacccctgtccccccgTCACCTCCGCCTCGGCCCCATGTTCTGTCCGCCCTGCCCTGCGCTGCCCTCGCCCCCCACAGGCGCATCTTCGCTCCGCTTCTGCACCGCTTCGCAGCAGGTGCCCCAGCGTCCACCCCGTGGATCGTGGGTCCCCGTTCCCGCCGCACCCCATCGCCACCCCACCCCGTCCCCTCCTGCcgttccccacctctccccttccccggGCCCCTCTCCGCCGGCAATCCCGCAGCGTccagccaccctccccaccccccacccccacccccttcagtgCCTCCCACCGCCTGCCGCAGCCCCCTTCCTGCAGCGAGCCCCCCTTCCTCTTCCGTCAGACCCGTCCCCTCCCCTTCGCCTGCCGCAGCCCCCGCGAGTCCCCGCtgctgccaccccctccccatgccTGCCGCGCCCACTGCGGCAAGCCCCTTCCCCGCCAATCGCGTGGCCCTCCTCCCCCACGCCCGCCCCGCCTGCCGCAGCCCCCCGCGCGGCCCCCCTGCTCGCCGCCTCCCCGCCCGCCTGCCGCAGCCCCCGCAGCCCCTGGGCGCCCGCCGCGCCCACTGCACCAGCGCCCGGTCCCCTCCGCGCCAGGAGCACCGCCGCCGCATCTCCAGACCGCGCGCTGGCTCCCCGGCTCCCGCCCCGCGGCGCGCGTCCTGGCCCGCAGCGACTGGCGAGGGCACCGGGGCGCCCAGCCTTTGTTCCGCGGCCCCGGCGACGCAGCCCCTCACAGGCCTGGGgggcccacccctcccacccaccgAGCGAGGAGTTGTCCGCACCGATGCCCCTCGGTTTCGGGTCCCAGTGCCCGGCGGAGGCTCTGCGGCAGCACTGGCAGAGGGCCGCTTGGTGACGCTGTCATTTGCCTGaaacggtgggggtggggtgggagggggctttGGGTGGTCGGTGAGGGGTAGGGAAGCAGGTTGGGTCGGAGGCAGGAGGGGTTATGGGTGGTGTTGGTGTGTACGGGGGAGTAGGAGGTCGTGGTTGAAATGTCCTTTGCAAGGTGCATCCGAGGCCACCCTTCCGGACGGACTCTAGGTGATCAAGTGTGACCCTCCAACAGGGGCTAGTCAGGGGCAGATGCTTCTGGGGGATGGGGGGCTGTTGAGAAAGGAAGGTCTGGAGCTCCGCTGTGGCCAGTGGCCAGGGAAGCTCCCTCTGTtggctctgtgtctcccacccccaGTCGGCTGGTAGACTGGAGCTACAGAGGGTCCAGGAGCAGGAGTGGGTGGGGGCACTTGTCCAGGGGAAGGCCTTGGACAGCCGCTCACCCCCAGTCTGCCGGCAAAGCCCCGGGTGGGGTCCAGAATTGAGtaaaggagaggggtggggaagccgcccccttcctgcccttccaGACCCGGGCCTCTCCCTTGCTGGG
The window above is part of the Prionailurus bengalensis isolate Pbe53 chromosome C1, Fcat_Pben_1.1_paternal_pri, whole genome shotgun sequence genome. Proteins encoded here:
- the LOC122481988 gene encoding proline-rich receptor-like protein kinase PERK2 → MHLAKDISTTTSYSPVHTNTTHNPSCLRPNLLPYPSPTTQSPLPPHPHRFRQMTASPSGPLPVLPQSLRRALGPETEGHRCGQLLARTPGQPSPIPCTPWSPGPGLTWLPPHRRKPPTQATLLAASLHLERPTWQAALDQRPLTKATTPKTPEEGGFTSTQAGPGSVDKYA